A genomic segment from Branchiostoma floridae strain S238N-H82 chromosome 7, Bfl_VNyyK, whole genome shotgun sequence encodes:
- the LOC118419875 gene encoding polycystin-2-like: MPSLHPERGYSGQKLRWLDKQFPVGTNAFRIGPVRLERTTIYPDDPIDSDLERSGSKLYPELTVRQIDDVMERLSGVKCSHIRNTSSADDVRNGAMPGTVECFTIVDLPRGAGQAAVVIDFLQQNNWILLVSDTLILRANFYHPDVKLFSTVAITLQYIPGGAVELQPNIQTFRLFQYQTTDDFVQMLFHILFLFFYIYNILHEIWSIRKSGRVYFNSFWNILVLCGIAVSTAVIVTFGLRYVWAAAALNDIQQAAGLHGINEFVDISAASQWDSTFQSVLSFSIFISTFSILRVFNFSKNVATVFTLPRLMYREAFGFLAYMVILLLSFTISGILIFGKHMKSFSAFKETYYVLFELGLGMAFSDVFGDDMKRVDSVLGPLYYATFVLVFICCLVNLAVGMLCNWLSYCQTSDDIEVDTAMGDYFWNSFRSLLGMRHETRSFDDEETLPDHYMDETFQRTEAVLQEVDRVTDLMYKFECRGFPELKVNDTACGSGLKI, encoded by the exons ATGCCGTCCCTCCACCCAGAGCGTGGGTACAGCGGGCAGAAGCTGAGGTGGCTGGACAAACAGTTTCCTGTTGGAACAAACGCATTCCGGATCGGTCCTGTCCGCCTGGAGAGAACCACCATCTATCCAG ATGACCCCATAGACTCAGACTTGGAGCGTAGTGGCTCTAAGCTGTATCCTGAGCTGACGGTCAGGCAAATAGATGACGTTATGGAGCGACTGAGTGGAGTCAAATGTTCCCACATAAGGAACACAAGTTCTGCAGACGATGTTAG aAACGGAGCGATGCCTGGAACAGTAGAATGCTTCACAATAGTGGACCTACCACGGGGTGCTGGTCAGGCTGCTGTAGTGATAGACTTCCTACAACAGAACAACTGGATCCTGCTGGTTTCTGACACTCTCATCCTCCGGGCCAACTTCTACCACCCTGACGTCAAGCTGTTCAGCACTGTGGCCATCACCCTGCAGTACATCCCAGGGGGCGCTGTTGAACTGCAGCCAAACATCCAGACCTTCCGACTGTTCCagtaccaaacaacagacgaCTTCGTCCAGATGCTTTTCCACATCTTGTTCCTTTTCTTCTACATCTACAACATTCTTCACGAGATCTGGAGCATACGGAAGAGCGGTCGTGTCTACTTTAACAGTTTCTGGAACATCTTGGTCCTGTGCGGGATAGCGGTGTCCACGGCTGTTATTGTGACATTTGGACTACGTTACGTCTGGGCAGCTGCTGCATTGAATGATATACAACAAGCTGCAG GACTACATGGCATTAATGAGTTTGTAGACATCAGTGCGGCAAGCCAATGGGACTCAACCTTTCAATCGGTCCTGTCCTTCTCCATCTTCATCAGTACCTTCAGCATCCTCCGAGTTTTCAATTTCTCTAAGAACGTCGCAACCGTATTCACTCTTCCTCGT TTGATGTACCGGGAGGCCTTTGGGTTCCTGGCATACATGGTGATCCTGCTACTGTCCTTTACCATCAGCGGGATCTTGATATTTGGGAAACACATGAAGAGTTTCTCCGCCTTTAAAGAAACGTATTACGTCTTATTTGAGCTGGGATTGGGGATGGCGTTCAGTGACGTCTTCGGTGATGACATGAAGAGAGTGGATAGTGTCCTGGGACCGCTGTACTACGCTACATTCGTTCTAGTCTTCATCTGCTGCCTG GTGAACCTAGCAGTCGGGATGCTGTGTAACTGGCTGAGCTACTGTCAGACGTCAGACGACATTGAGGTGGACACGGCGATGGGAGATTACTTCTGGAACTCCTTCAGGAGTCTTCTGGGCATGCGCCATGAGACTCGGTCCTTTGACG ATGAAGAGACACTTCCAGACCACTACATGGACGAGACCTTCCAGCGGACAGAAGCGGTACTGCAAGAGGTGGACAGGGTCACTGACCTGATGTACAAGTTCGAGTGCCGAGGCTTCCCGGAACTGAAGGTCAACGACACCGCATGCGGAAGTGGCTTGAAAATATAA